A single region of the Gracilibacillus caseinilyticus genome encodes:
- a CDS encoding response regulator transcription factor, protein MIRVLFVDDHEMVRIGVSAYLTTQEDIDVIAEAENGQDAVDLALSLRPDVILMDLVMDGMDGIEATRRIITEWPEAKILIVTSFIDDDKVYPALEAGATSYLLKTSKADVIARAIRDTYNGESVLEKEVTAKMMARFSSSNQVPLHDSLTKRETEILLLIAEGKTNQEIADQLFIALKTTKVHVSNILSKLEVQDRTQAAVYVYQNNLL, encoded by the coding sequence ATGATCCGCGTACTATTTGTTGATGATCATGAGATGGTTCGGATCGGAGTCAGTGCGTATTTAACAACACAGGAAGATATCGATGTTATTGCCGAAGCGGAAAATGGTCAGGATGCGGTTGATTTGGCCTTATCCTTACGTCCGGATGTCATTTTGATGGATCTTGTCATGGACGGGATGGATGGCATTGAAGCGACCAGACGGATTATAACGGAGTGGCCAGAGGCAAAAATTTTAATCGTAACCAGCTTCATTGATGATGACAAAGTGTATCCTGCCTTAGAAGCAGGCGCTACCAGCTATCTGTTGAAGACGTCCAAAGCAGACGTGATTGCGAGAGCCATTCGTGATACGTACAATGGAGAGTCCGTGCTGGAAAAAGAAGTGACAGCGAAGATGATGGCGAGGTTCTCTTCGTCTAATCAAGTGCCGCTGCATGACAGTCTGACAAAAAGAGAGACGGAAATCCTGCTGTTAATCGCTGAAGGGAAGACAAATCAGGAGATTGCTGATCAGCTTTTTATCGCATTAAAAACCACGAAAGTTCATGTCAGCAATATTCTCAGTAAGCTGGAAGTGCAGGACCGGACACAGGCAGCCGTCTATGTTTATCAAAATAATTTATTGTAA
- a CDS encoding YpmS family protein, with protein MAEKKVRNWRKLFITLLSINLALLLAIVLFIFWPAPGAEEPEQVFIEDEAGAEFTIRSSKSNLNELVNAYIDKLPKLGENIQYTVKFDKQVHLMGTIEAFSSEVPVNIKFEPQVQQNGDIILQATDMSLGLLRLPEDRILQYVSSRVETPEWITIDPKEEQIYIAVTQMNMDSNFRVRAQQIDLANDNISFRIKIPNATLGL; from the coding sequence ATGGCAGAAAAAAAAGTGAGGAACTGGAGAAAATTATTTATTACATTATTATCGATTAATCTTGCTTTGCTTTTGGCAATCGTACTCTTTATCTTCTGGCCAGCCCCGGGTGCAGAAGAGCCGGAGCAAGTATTTATTGAAGATGAAGCAGGTGCAGAATTCACCATTCGTTCGAGCAAATCCAATTTGAACGAGCTGGTCAATGCGTATATTGATAAATTACCGAAGCTCGGCGAGAATATTCAGTATACCGTTAAATTCGATAAACAAGTGCATTTAATGGGTACGATTGAGGCATTTTCAAGCGAAGTACCCGTCAATATTAAATTCGAACCACAAGTCCAGCAAAATGGTGACATCATTTTACAGGCAACCGATATGTCTCTCGGTTTATTACGTTTACCAGAAGACCGGATTTTACAATATGTCAGCAGCCGTGTCGAAACACCCGAATGGATTACGATTGATCCTAAGGAAGAGCAGATATACATTGCTGTCACACAAATGAACATGGACAGTAACTTCCGAGTGCGTGCACAACAAATCGATCTGGCTAATGACAATATCTCATTCCGCATTAAAATTCCTAATGCTACATTGGGGTTATAA
- a CDS encoding SGNH/GDSL hydrolase family protein gives MRKKVLILVVLLIAAITLAVYFAWPSDQQESSNTTNETENNQTETEDETAEEEQTDEAEENSSISSHVREAVMGALQLFKKDAHIVAIGDSLTQGVGDEEENGGYVGVLKEQLDNQSINASIDNFGKRGNRTDHLLKRLEQEEIQDSLKKADTVLITIGANDIMKIMKDNFVNLTEEPFIEGREPYGERLTAIFDKITSLQPDAKIYLIGFFNPFEQYFGEIEALNQIITRWNNKSLEVTNQFEQVQYIPMQDVFQNEAENVYADDNFHPNHRGYQLIAERVITYLQNDLRQAEE, from the coding sequence ATGAGGAAAAAGGTATTGATTCTGGTCGTATTGCTGATTGCTGCGATCACATTGGCTGTTTATTTTGCTTGGCCATCAGATCAGCAAGAATCTTCGAACACGACCAACGAGACAGAAAATAATCAAACAGAAACTGAGGACGAAACCGCCGAAGAGGAACAAACCGATGAAGCGGAAGAAAACAGCTCCATTTCTTCACACGTCCGTGAAGCAGTCATGGGTGCTCTTCAATTGTTCAAAAAAGATGCACATATTGTTGCTATCGGGGACTCGTTAACACAAGGTGTTGGAGACGAAGAAGAAAATGGTGGCTATGTAGGTGTCTTAAAAGAGCAGCTTGATAACCAGAGCATTAATGCTTCGATTGATAATTTCGGTAAGCGCGGTAACCGTACCGATCATTTATTAAAACGCCTGGAACAAGAAGAAATTCAAGATTCACTAAAAAAAGCGGATACGGTATTAATCACAATCGGCGCTAATGATATCATGAAAATAATGAAAGATAATTTCGTTAATCTTACGGAAGAACCTTTTATTGAAGGACGAGAACCATATGGAGAACGGCTGACAGCTATTTTCGATAAAATCACATCATTACAGCCAGATGCAAAAATCTATTTAATCGGTTTTTTCAACCCATTTGAACAATATTTCGGTGAAATTGAAGCATTAAACCAAATCATCACCAGATGGAATAATAAGAGTTTAGAAGTAACCAATCAATTCGAACAGGTGCAATATATACCAATGCAGGATGTTTTTCAGAATGAAGCAGAGAATGTTTACGCTGATGATAATTTCCACCCGAATCATCGTGGATATCAATTAATTGCGGAACGCGTCATTACCTACCTGCAAAATGACTTGCGACAAGCAGAAGAATAA
- a CDS encoding PLP-dependent aspartate aminotransferase family protein has protein sequence MTNPFQFPGSETNLLHGGQQVDPATNARAVPIYQTTSYVFNNTEHAQNLFALAEMGNIYSRIMNPTVDVFEQRIALLEDGVAAVGTASGASAITLAILNLANAGDEIVADSNLYGGTYNLFNTTLPKYGINVKFVDGTNPENFREAITDKTKAVYGEVITNPSLHVLDIEAVADIAHEHGVPLIIDNTFATPYVCKPISWGADIVVHSATKWIGGHGTSIGGIVVDSGRFNWNSDRFPGFTEPDESYNGIRFGIDIGPPAFAIKLRVQLLRDIGPSLSPQNAFYFLQGLETLHLRVKRHSENTEAVAHYLKNHPQVEWVSYPGLEDHPSHSLAKKYFCNLFGSMIVFGIKGGRETGRKIIDHVQLWSHVANVGDAKSLIIHPASTTHQQLTKEELKKSGVTEELIRLSVGIETAEDIIEDLDQAIAVATDSEPTISTGAEKAISWVLSSPLARENGDIRPKTIAVAGSLEDSEALSKLSKLGYHITKADQAEGEIDILYILHQKEAAAAYTNQAKIVWFAEGQTDPATKEKAEAYGQVIVENKCPFQEADRLRRGE, from the coding sequence ATGACAAATCCGTTTCAATTTCCAGGAAGTGAGACCAATTTATTGCATGGCGGCCAGCAAGTTGATCCAGCAACCAATGCGCGTGCCGTACCAATCTATCAAACTACTTCTTATGTATTCAACAACACAGAGCATGCCCAAAATCTTTTTGCTCTAGCAGAAATGGGCAATATTTATTCGCGTATCATGAATCCAACGGTTGACGTCTTCGAACAGCGTATTGCTTTATTAGAAGATGGAGTTGCTGCTGTCGGCACAGCTTCAGGCGCATCTGCTATTACACTCGCCATTCTGAACTTGGCTAATGCCGGCGATGAAATTGTAGCAGACAGCAATTTGTATGGCGGGACTTACAACCTGTTTAACACAACTTTACCTAAATACGGTATTAACGTGAAATTCGTCGATGGTACTAATCCTGAGAATTTCAGAGAAGCTATCACAGACAAGACGAAAGCTGTATACGGTGAAGTGATTACCAATCCTAGTTTACATGTGCTCGATATCGAAGCTGTTGCTGATATTGCCCATGAACATGGAGTTCCACTTATTATTGATAATACATTTGCCACCCCGTATGTGTGTAAACCAATTAGCTGGGGAGCTGACATTGTCGTGCACTCTGCTACGAAATGGATTGGCGGGCACGGTACTTCCATCGGCGGTATTGTGGTAGACAGTGGGCGATTTAATTGGAATAGTGACCGATTCCCTGGTTTTACGGAACCTGACGAATCGTATAATGGTATTCGCTTCGGAATTGATATTGGACCACCGGCATTTGCGATTAAGCTTCGTGTCCAATTATTACGAGATATTGGACCATCGTTAAGCCCGCAGAATGCTTTTTATTTCTTACAAGGTCTGGAGACGTTACATTTAAGAGTGAAACGTCACAGCGAAAATACCGAAGCCGTTGCGCATTACCTGAAAAATCATCCACAAGTGGAATGGGTTTCCTATCCTGGACTAGAGGATCACCCTTCCCATTCATTAGCAAAAAAATATTTTTGTAACCTTTTTGGTTCTATGATCGTCTTTGGTATAAAGGGTGGTAGAGAAACTGGACGAAAAATAATTGATCATGTACAATTATGGTCTCATGTTGCCAATGTGGGAGATGCGAAATCATTAATTATTCATCCTGCATCCACTACCCACCAGCAATTGACGAAGGAAGAATTAAAGAAATCTGGCGTTACAGAAGAATTAATCCGACTTTCTGTTGGTATTGAAACAGCTGAAGATATTATCGAGGACTTAGATCAGGCGATTGCAGTTGCAACAGATAGCGAACCAACGATTTCAACGGGTGCGGAGAAGGCAATCTCGTGGGTATTATCTTCCCCACTTGCGAGAGAAAACGGCGACATTCGCCCGAAAACAATCGCAGTGGCTGGCTCACTCGAAGACTCTGAAGCACTCAGCAAATTATCTAAATTAGGTTATCACATCACCAAAGCGGATCAGGCAGAAGGTGAGATTGATATATTATACATTTTACATCAAAAGGAAGCAGCTGCTGCATATACAAACCAGGCCAAAATTGTTTGGTTTGCTGAAGGGCAGACAGACCCTGCTACAAAAGAAAAGGCGGAAGCATACGGTCAAGTCATTGTCGAGAACAAATGCCCATTTCAAGAGGCAGACCGCTTACGCCGCGGAGAGTAA
- a CDS encoding Hsp20/alpha crystallin family protein: MSQKGGKHDWGEDFIKKLDSFLYEKPNRNVMETIDSFFEQVKMPKQIPADVVETDDEWIVRVDLPGIKKEQIKLKLLGNQISITVDHEEEIDQHDQTYQYYHKERRQQRKQRTITLPYAVDKETAKASFQDGVLEIRGPKNQAEDDALSID; the protein is encoded by the coding sequence ATGTCACAAAAAGGCGGAAAACATGATTGGGGAGAAGACTTTATTAAGAAGTTAGACTCATTCCTTTATGAAAAACCGAACCGTAACGTAATGGAAACGATTGATAGTTTTTTTGAACAGGTCAAAATGCCGAAACAGATTCCCGCAGATGTTGTGGAGACAGACGATGAATGGATCGTACGTGTCGATTTGCCAGGTATAAAAAAAGAACAGATCAAGTTGAAATTGTTAGGTAATCAAATTTCTATAACTGTTGATCATGAAGAAGAAATCGATCAGCACGATCAAACGTATCAATATTATCATAAAGAACGAAGACAGCAACGTAAGCAACGGACGATCACCTTACCATATGCAGTTGATAAAGAAACAGCCAAGGCAAGTTTTCAAGATGGTGTATTGGAAATCAGAGGACCAAAAAATCAAGCAGAAGATGACGCTTTAAGTATTGATTAA
- the cls gene encoding cardiolipin synthase, whose protein sequence is MEITQLVITFLLVFNIVLSLTIIFLERKNATATWAWIMVLTFIPIFGFILYLIFGRKLSNKTIFTWDTKSKLGVKKAVQHQLREIENGDFFISDPRLYQYKDLFYLHLRNNDAIFTQDNAVNIFTDGNRKFNSLLEDIEQATDHIHLLYYIVRSDRLGVRLAEALIKKAKEGVEVRFLYDDLGSRTLSRKLIRRMRQAGAEVEGFFPPLIPKVNLKINHRNHRKLVIIDGKAGYIGGFNIGDEYLGEDKRFGYWRDTHLRIEGSAVKNLQTRFILDWNQASRHDIEYDERYYDAVPMGNAGMQIVSCGPDSDWEQIKHGYIKMIMSAKEYVYIQTPYFIPDESLLDALRIASLSGVDVRIMIPNKPDHPFVYWATYSYIGELLKAGATVYIYQKGFLHAKMIVVDSKIASIGTANIDVRSFRLNFEVNAFLYNETLAEMLVDEFEKDMEYVTTLTLPLYQKRSLWIRTKESIARLISPIL, encoded by the coding sequence TTGGAGATTACCCAGCTCGTTATCACTTTTCTACTGGTATTTAATATTGTCTTATCATTAACTATTATCTTCCTTGAGCGAAAAAATGCCACGGCGACTTGGGCTTGGATCATGGTGTTAACCTTCATTCCGATTTTTGGATTTATTTTATATCTTATTTTTGGAAGAAAGTTAAGTAACAAAACGATTTTCACATGGGATACCAAGAGTAAATTAGGGGTCAAAAAGGCAGTTCAGCATCAGCTGCGGGAAATCGAAAATGGTGATTTCTTTATTAGTGATCCCCGCTTGTATCAATACAAGGACTTGTTTTATTTGCATTTACGTAATAATGATGCGATTTTCACACAGGACAATGCGGTCAATATTTTTACAGATGGAAATCGCAAATTTAATTCGTTATTAGAAGATATCGAGCAGGCGACAGACCATATCCATTTACTTTATTACATAGTACGGTCTGACCGGCTCGGAGTCCGGCTTGCGGAAGCACTGATTAAGAAAGCAAAAGAAGGTGTGGAAGTACGTTTTCTATATGATGACCTTGGTTCGAGAACACTAAGCAGGAAATTAATTCGAAGAATGCGACAAGCAGGTGCTGAGGTGGAAGGGTTTTTCCCGCCATTAATTCCTAAAGTCAATCTTAAAATTAATCACCGTAACCACCGGAAGCTGGTGATTATTGATGGGAAAGCAGGCTATATTGGTGGGTTCAATATTGGAGATGAGTACCTCGGTGAGGATAAGCGTTTTGGCTATTGGCGTGACACACATTTACGGATCGAGGGAAGTGCCGTTAAAAATTTGCAAACTCGTTTTATCCTGGATTGGAATCAGGCATCACGTCATGATATCGAATACGACGAACGCTATTACGACGCCGTGCCGATGGGAAATGCCGGCATGCAGATCGTATCTTGCGGTCCTGATTCGGACTGGGAGCAGATCAAGCATGGCTATATTAAGATGATCATGTCGGCGAAGGAATATGTGTATATTCAAACACCTTATTTCATACCGGATGAAAGTCTGCTCGATGCATTACGAATAGCCAGTCTATCCGGAGTAGATGTCCGAATTATGATCCCCAATAAGCCAGACCATCCGTTTGTATATTGGGCAACGTATTCTTATATTGGGGAGTTACTGAAAGCCGGTGCAACGGTTTATATTTATCAAAAAGGCTTCCTGCATGCTAAAATGATTGTAGTGGACAGTAAGATCGCCTCAATCGGAACGGCAAATATTGATGTAAGGAGCTTCCGCCTCAATTTTGAAGTGAATGCCTTCTTATATAATGAAACACTTGCAGAAATGCTAGTAGATGAATTCGAAAAAGATATGGAGTATGTGACCACGTTAACCTTGCCACTGTATCAAAAAAGGTCACTCTGGATTCGTACGAAAGAATCGATTGCAAGGTTAATCTCGCCAATCCTGTAA
- a CDS encoding ABC-F family ATP-binding cassette domain-containing protein, which translates to MRTLKVEQLVKTYGDKSLFDHISFSITDQDRIGLIGVNGTGKSTLLKVLAGIDQAEKGTIDHPNDYHIEYLDQEPRLAEGDTVLDQIYYGDAEIMVTLRKYEAAVFALEQDPANEKMQQQLIHMQDKMDQLQAWDAMTIAKTILTKLGVPAFDKKIEQLSGGQRKRVAIAKALIQPADLLILDEPTNHLDNDTIEWLEEYLPSYSGAILLVTHDRYFLNRITNRMFELDKGNLYTYVGNYQTFLEQRALREEQEQQAERKHQNILKKEIAWLKAGVKARTTKQKARIDRVEDMKEKTFDTNKQTLSFQVGSTRLGKKVMEMTNLSKSYDGKVLFKDFNLLIKPDDRLGIVGANGSGKTTLLNMLAGKIEPDAGDIEVGETVKIGYYTQEHPPLDENLKVIDLVREVAEVVHTVDGSVITAEQMLERFLFPRSQQWTLVRKLSGGERRRLYLLTVLMKEPNVLFLDEPTNDLDTETLTVLEDYLDQFPGVVITVSHDRYFLDKTIEQIIAFTGSPTVTTFYGNYSEFREQQKQQEELNHQPAKSTAAQKPKRKKKKLSYHEQKEWDTIEDEITELETELEQVQSEITEAGSDIGAIQPLYNKQSELEEQLEQKMVRWEELSLLIEEMKEES; encoded by the coding sequence ATGCGCACGTTAAAAGTAGAACAACTGGTGAAAACATATGGTGACAAATCGTTGTTTGATCATATTTCCTTTTCAATTACAGATCAGGATCGTATTGGTCTGATCGGTGTCAATGGAACGGGAAAGTCAACCTTGCTGAAAGTATTGGCAGGCATTGACCAGGCGGAAAAAGGTACAATTGATCATCCGAATGACTACCATATTGAATATTTGGATCAAGAACCCCGTCTCGCAGAAGGGGATACTGTATTAGATCAAATCTATTATGGTGATGCCGAAATCATGGTGACGCTCAGAAAATACGAAGCGGCTGTCTTTGCATTAGAGCAAGATCCTGCTAATGAAAAAATGCAACAGCAGTTAATCCATATGCAGGACAAAATGGATCAACTGCAAGCATGGGATGCTATGACGATTGCCAAAACAATTTTGACCAAATTAGGTGTACCCGCTTTTGACAAAAAGATCGAACAATTGTCAGGAGGTCAACGTAAAAGAGTAGCTATAGCCAAAGCATTAATTCAGCCTGCCGATTTACTGATTTTGGACGAGCCTACTAACCATCTTGATAATGATACGATCGAATGGCTGGAAGAATATCTGCCTTCTTATTCTGGAGCGATTCTGTTAGTTACGCACGACCGTTACTTTCTGAACCGGATTACTAATCGTATGTTTGAATTGGACAAGGGTAACTTATATACATATGTCGGCAACTATCAGACGTTTCTTGAGCAGCGTGCATTACGCGAAGAACAAGAGCAGCAGGCAGAGCGCAAGCATCAGAATATCCTCAAGAAAGAAATAGCCTGGTTAAAGGCAGGAGTGAAAGCAAGAACGACGAAACAAAAGGCAAGAATAGACCGTGTGGAAGATATGAAGGAGAAGACGTTTGACACGAACAAACAAACGTTATCCTTTCAAGTCGGCTCTACCCGCTTAGGGAAAAAAGTAATGGAAATGACGAACTTAAGTAAATCCTATGATGGGAAGGTTTTATTCAAGGACTTTAATCTGTTAATCAAGCCTGATGACAGATTAGGGATTGTCGGTGCCAATGGAAGTGGTAAAACAACACTATTGAACATGCTTGCCGGAAAAATTGAGCCGGATGCTGGGGATATTGAAGTTGGTGAAACCGTAAAAATTGGCTATTATACCCAGGAGCATCCACCACTCGATGAAAATCTAAAAGTGATTGATCTCGTTCGCGAAGTGGCAGAAGTGGTTCATACGGTCGATGGATCCGTGATCACAGCAGAACAAATGCTGGAACGCTTTCTTTTTCCAAGATCACAGCAGTGGACATTGGTCCGCAAGCTGTCTGGTGGAGAGCGAAGAAGGTTATACTTGCTGACGGTTTTAATGAAGGAACCGAACGTCCTGTTTTTAGATGAGCCGACCAATGATTTGGATACAGAGACGTTAACGGTGTTAGAAGATTACTTGGACCAATTTCCTGGTGTTGTTATCACCGTGTCGCATGATCGTTATTTCTTAGATAAAACGATCGAGCAGATCATTGCGTTCACAGGAAGTCCGACTGTAACCACTTTTTATGGTAATTATTCTGAATTCCGGGAGCAGCAGAAGCAACAAGAAGAGCTGAATCATCAGCCTGCTAAGTCGACAGCAGCGCAGAAGCCCAAACGGAAAAAGAAGAAATTATCATACCATGAACAAAAAGAGTGGGATACGATTGAAGATGAAATAACCGAATTAGAAACGGAACTGGAACAGGTGCAATCGGAAATCACAGAAGCGGGAAGTGATATTGGTGCCATTCAGCCGTTATATAACAAACAAAGTGAATTAGAAGAGCAATTGGAACAAAAAATGGTTAGATGGGAAGAACTTTCCCTTTTAATAGAAGAAATGAAGGAGGAGTCATAA
- a CDS encoding aminopeptidase has product MADQQLQEKYAELALKTGVNLQEGQALVINSSIEGADFAKIVVRKAYEMGAKNVQVNWADDELTLLKYQYASEEVLTDIPEWQIAKQLAFAEDGAALLSIRSTNPDLLKDIDPSKVAKANKAAGEAMKEFRQYTMNDRIPWSIISIPTGDWAQKIFPGKTKEEAIESLWKQIFKIVRVDKEDPVAAWDAHNDTLKQAREYLNKKSYQALIFKSEGTDIRFELPEGHIWKGGAAQTPNGNAFNPNMPTEEVFTMPHKYKVDGTVTATKPLVYGGNMIDGFSLTFKDGKVVDFKAEQGYDTLKHLLETDDGASRLGELALVPHASPISQSGLIFYNTLYDENASCHIALGKAYPTNMEGGSDMNEEQLDQHGVNDSLTHVDFMIGSADLDIDGETADGSTEPVFRQGAWAIDFD; this is encoded by the coding sequence ATGGCAGATCAACAACTACAAGAAAAATACGCAGAACTAGCGTTAAAGACAGGTGTGAATTTACAAGAAGGACAAGCACTAGTCATTAATTCATCAATAGAGGGAGCCGATTTTGCCAAAATTGTCGTACGTAAAGCGTATGAAATGGGTGCAAAAAATGTTCAGGTTAACTGGGCTGATGATGAATTAACATTATTGAAGTATCAATATGCTTCTGAGGAAGTGCTTACCGATATCCCGGAATGGCAGATTGCCAAACAATTAGCTTTTGCTGAAGATGGTGCTGCGTTATTATCGATCCGTTCGACCAATCCGGATTTGTTAAAGGACATTGATCCTTCCAAGGTGGCGAAAGCAAACAAAGCTGCAGGAGAAGCAATGAAAGAATTCCGCCAATATACGATGAACGATCGCATCCCTTGGTCAATTATATCGATTCCAACCGGTGACTGGGCTCAAAAAATCTTCCCAGGCAAAACAAAGGAAGAGGCAATCGAAAGCTTATGGAAGCAAATTTTCAAAATTGTCCGTGTTGACAAAGAAGATCCAGTGGCTGCATGGGATGCACATAATGATACATTAAAGCAGGCTCGCGAATACTTAAATAAAAAATCTTATCAAGCATTAATTTTTAAATCGGAAGGTACCGATATCCGCTTTGAATTACCAGAGGGTCACATTTGGAAAGGTGGCGCTGCTCAAACGCCAAATGGTAATGCCTTCAATCCGAATATGCCTACGGAAGAAGTATTTACAATGCCGCATAAATACAAAGTTGATGGAACAGTTACGGCAACGAAACCACTCGTCTATGGTGGTAACATGATTGATGGATTCAGTCTGACATTTAAAGATGGAAAAGTGGTTGATTTCAAAGCAGAGCAAGGCTACGATACATTGAAGCACCTGCTAGAAACGGATGACGGTGCCAGCCGATTGGGAGAACTTGCATTAGTACCGCATGCGTCACCAATTTCGCAGTCTGGTTTAATTTTCTATAACACATTATATGATGAAAATGCGTCCTGCCATATCGCATTAGGAAAAGCTTATCCAACTAACATGGAAGGCGGCTCTGATATGAATGAAGAACAGCTTGATCAGCATGGCGTCAACGACAGCTTAACACATGTCGACTTCATGATCGGCTCAGCTGATCTAGATATCGACGGCGAAACAGCAGATGGCTCAACCGAACCCGTCTTCCGCCAAGGCGCATGGGCAATTGATTTTGACTAA
- a CDS encoding DJ-1/PfpI family protein: MSKKWKVGIFLFNDVEVLDFAGPFEVFSVTYDNNGEKPFDVKTVSETGEMVQARNGLRILPDYHFENAPEFDILVIPGGSGTREIEHNQKVIHWIQQQMQSVTLMTSVCTGAFLLAKAGLLTKRKCTTHWGSLERLQKEYPAIDVKSEVKFVDEGNIITSAGISAGINMSFHVLQRLVGKETANATAHRMEYDMEL; encoded by the coding sequence ATGAGCAAAAAATGGAAAGTTGGAATTTTCCTCTTTAACGATGTAGAAGTATTGGATTTTGCTGGTCCATTTGAAGTTTTTTCTGTTACATATGATAATAACGGGGAAAAGCCTTTTGACGTAAAGACGGTTTCGGAGACAGGAGAAATGGTGCAAGCTCGCAACGGATTACGTATTCTACCTGATTACCATTTTGAGAATGCCCCGGAATTTGATATTTTGGTTATTCCGGGAGGATCTGGTACACGGGAGATAGAGCATAATCAGAAAGTTATTCATTGGATCCAGCAACAAATGCAGTCGGTAACACTTATGACTTCTGTATGCACAGGTGCGTTTCTCCTGGCAAAAGCAGGTCTCTTAACTAAGCGAAAATGTACAACACATTGGGGAAGTCTTGAAAGATTGCAAAAGGAATATCCAGCTATTGATGTAAAATCAGAGGTCAAATTTGTGGATGAAGGAAATATCATTACTTCAGCAGGGATTTCAGCAGGTATCAATATGTCTTTTCACGTGCTGCAACGGTTGGTGGGGAAGGAGACAGCAAACGCTACAGCTCACCGGATGGAATATGATATGGAGTTATAA